One part of the Arabidopsis thaliana chromosome 1 sequence genome encodes these proteins:
- a CDS encoding Sas10/Utp3/C1D family (Sas10/Utp3/C1D family; CONTAINS InterPro DOMAIN/s: Sas10/Utp3/C1D (InterPro:IPR007146); BEST Arabidopsis thaliana protein match is: Sas10/U3 ribonucleoprotein (Utp) family protein (TAIR:AT2G43650.1); Has 35333 Blast hits to 34131 proteins in 2444 species: Archae - 798; Bacteria - 22429; Metazoa - 974; Fungi - 991; Plants - 531; Viruses - 0; Other Eukaryotes - 9610 (source: NCBI BLink).): MEEITKPVLVGIVKKEAPQLASVLREMKNVLDVVRSKVEALTALVKANSFPTAGGISYLEAKHLLLLSYCQDLVYYILRKAKGLSIDGHPLVRSLVEIRMFLEKIRPIDKKLQYQIQKLTTAGGPVTELAHSEGKGSCEAQKSEDLSNYKPKPDLLADKEDDQEDDGVYRPPKFAPMSMEDKTSKQERDAARKEKHFFRQATENTYMKDVLDDLEDRPEEIRDYYGVESNEQKRFMAQYERQQKAEEELFTRAPRTKEDKKREKRLKSSSGYVFALVGN; encoded by the exons ATGGAGGAGATCACCAAACCGGTCCTTGTTGGAATAGTTAAGAA AGAAGCTCCACAGCTAGCATCCGTGTtgagagaaatgaagaatGTTCTAGATGTGGTTAGGAGCAAAGTGGAAGCTCTGACTGCATTG GTAAAAGCAAACAGTTTTCCGACAGCGGGTGGGATAAGTTATCTTGAGGCCAAGCATCTGTTACTTCTAAGTTATTGCCAGGATCTTGTATATTATATTCTAAGGAAAGCAAAAGGACTCTCTATTGATGGTCATCCTCTTGTAAGGAGCCTTGTAGAGATACGTATGTTTCTGGAAAAG ATTCGTCCCATAGACAAAAAACTTCAGTACCAGATTCAGAAGCTCACCACAGCCGGTGGGCCTGTGACAGAGCTAGCTCATTCCGAGGGAAAGGGGTCGTGTGAAGCCCAAAAATCTGAAGATCTTTCAAATTATAAGCCTAAACCTGACTTACTTGCTGACAAAGAGGATGACCAAGAG GATGATGGTGTTTATCGACCCCCGAAATTTGCCCCTATGTCTATGGAAGATAAGActtcaaaacaagaaagagatgctgccagaaaagagaaacacttTTTTAGACAAGCCACTGAAAATACATACATGAAAGATGTGTTGGACGATCTGGAGGACAGGCCTGAAGAG ATTAGAGACTATTATGGGGTTGAGAGCAATGAGCAGAAGAGGTTTATGGCACAGTATGAAAGGCAACAAAAGGCAGAAGAAGAGCTCTTTACCCGGGCACCTCGCACTAAAGAggataagaagagagagaagcgCTTGAAATCAAGCAGCGGGTACGTGTTTGCTTTGGTTGGAAACTGA
- a CDS encoding Sas10/Utp3/C1D family (Sas10/Utp3/C1D family; CONTAINS InterPro DOMAIN/s: Sas10/Utp3/C1D (InterPro:IPR007146); BEST Arabidopsis thaliana protein match is: Sas10/U3 ribonucleoprotein (Utp) family protein (TAIR:AT2G43650.1); Has 652 Blast hits to 650 proteins in 205 species: Archae - 2; Bacteria - 28; Metazoa - 259; Fungi - 134; Plants - 81; Viruses - 0; Other Eukaryotes - 148 (source: NCBI BLink).), which produces MEEITKPVLVGIVKKEAPQLASVLREMKNVLDVVRSKVEALTALVKANSFPTAGGISYLEAKHLLLLSYCQDLVYYILRKAKGLSIDGHPLVRSLVEIRMFLEKIRPIDKKLQYQIQKLTTAGGPVTELAHSEGKGSCEAQKSEDLSNYKPKPDLLADKEDDQEDDGVYRPPKFAPMSMEDKTSKQERDAARKEKHFFRQATENTYMKDVLDDLEDRPEEIRDYYGVESNEQKRFMAQYERQQKAEEELFTRAPRTKEDKKREKRLKSSSGLHELTENFYDDIKFLDKDGEKPRSFGRNKRGGPFKKRKTRH; this is translated from the exons ATGGAGGAGATCACCAAACCGGTCCTTGTTGGAATAGTTAAGAA AGAAGCTCCACAGCTAGCATCCGTGTtgagagaaatgaagaatGTTCTAGATGTGGTTAGGAGCAAAGTGGAAGCTCTGACTGCATTG GTAAAAGCAAACAGTTTTCCGACAGCGGGTGGGATAAGTTATCTTGAGGCCAAGCATCTGTTACTTCTAAGTTATTGCCAGGATCTTGTATATTATATTCTAAGGAAAGCAAAAGGACTCTCTATTGATGGTCATCCTCTTGTAAGGAGCCTTGTAGAGATACGTATGTTTCTGGAAAAG ATTCGTCCCATAGACAAAAAACTTCAGTACCAGATTCAGAAGCTCACCACAGCCGGTGGGCCTGTGACAGAGCTAGCTCATTCCGAGGGAAAGGGGTCGTGTGAAGCCCAAAAATCTGAAGATCTTTCAAATTATAAGCCTAAACCTGACTTACTTGCTGACAAAGAGGATGACCAAGAG GATGATGGTGTTTATCGACCCCCGAAATTTGCCCCTATGTCTATGGAAGATAAGActtcaaaacaagaaagagatgctgccagaaaagagaaacacttTTTTAGACAAGCCACTGAAAATACATACATGAAAGATGTGTTGGACGATCTGGAGGACAGGCCTGAAGAG ATTAGAGACTATTATGGGGTTGAGAGCAATGAGCAGAAGAGGTTTATGGCACAGTATGAAAGGCAACAAAAGGCAGAAGAAGAGCTCTTTACCCGGGCACCTCGCACTAAAGAggataagaagagagagaagcgCTTGAAATCAAGCAGCGG GTTGCATGAACTAACCGAGAACTTTTACGATGATATCAAGTTCTTGGATAAGGATGGTGAAAAGCCAAGAAGCTTCGGCCGTAATAAAAGGGGAGGGCcattcaagaaaagaaag ACAAGGCACTGA
- a CDS encoding transferring glycosyl group transferase (DUF604) (Protein of unknown function (DUF604); FUNCTIONS IN: transferase activity, transferring glycosyl groups; INVOLVED IN: N-terminal protein myristoylation; LOCATED IN: chloroplast; EXPRESSED IN: petal, leaf whorl, flower; EXPRESSED DURING: 4 anthesis, petal differentiation and expansion stage; CONTAINS InterPro DOMAIN/s: Protein of unknown function DUF604 (InterPro:IPR006740); BEST Arabidopsis thaliana protein match is: Protein of unknown function (DUF604) (TAIR:AT4G23490.1); Has 101 Blast hits to 95 proteins in 17 species: Archae - 0; Bacteria - 0; Metazoa - 9; Fungi - 16; Plants - 76; Viruses - 0; Other Eukaryotes - 0 (source: NCBI BLink).), with protein sequence MGNSSSSNTNLSNPKNILLEDHHHQRNQAQNHSNSARTSHLSFLRSPLPWLFIFLFFLPLLLISTTGGGGSRKTCRPSSSTYSHLSLVDKANSSSSVVPEEEDDDVPPRVPALYPQRPRMFNTTLDHIVFGIAASSVLWETRKEYIKSWWRPGKTRGVVWIDKRVRTYRNDPLPEIRISQDTSRFRYTHPVGDRSAVRISRVVTETLRLGKKGVRWFVMGDDDTVFVVDNVVNVLSKYDHTQFYYVGSSSEAHVQNIFFSYSMAFGGGGFAISYALALELLRMQDRCIQRYPGLYGSDDRIQACMTELGVPLTKEPGFHQYDVYGDLLGLLGAHPVAPLVSLHHIDVVQPIFPKMKRSRALRHLMSSAVLDPASIFQQSICYDQNRFWSISVSWGFVVQIIRGIISPRELEMPSRTFLNWFRKADYIGYAFNTRPVSRHPCQRPFVFYLNSAKYDEGRRQVIGYYNLDKTRRIPGCRWRLDSPGKIDSVVVLKRPDPLRWHKSPRRDCCRVLPSRRNQTMYIWVGNCADGEISELEHPQQH encoded by the exons ATGGGAAACAGTTCGAGCTCTAACACCAATCTCAGCAACCCTAAGAACATACTTCTAGAAGATCATCACCACCAAAGAAACCAAGCACAAAACCACAGCAACTCTGCTCGGACCTCTCACCTAAGCTTCTTAAGATCTCCTCTGCCATggctcttcatcttcctcttcttcctccctTTGCTTCTCATCTCTACAACCGGAGGAGGTGGCTCACGCAAGACCTGCCGTCCCTCTTCTTCTACCTACAGCCACCTGTCCCTAGTCGACAAAGCAAACTCATCTTCCTCTGTTGTTcccgaggaagaagacgacgatgtGCCTCCACGTGTCCCCGCTCTTTACCCGCAGCGACCAAGGATGTTCAACACGACGCTTGATCACATCGTTTTCGGGATTGCCGCGTCCTCTGTTCTGTGGGAGACGAGAAAAGAGTACATCAAATCATGGTGGCGACCTGGTAAAACTCGTGGCGTTGTCTGGATTGACAAGAGAGTCAGAACTTACCGAAACGATCCCCTTCCAGAAATCAGAATCTCCCAAGACACCTCACGGTTCAG GTACACCCATCCAGTAGGGGACAGATCAGCGGTGAGGATATCTCGAGTAGTGACGGAGACGCTTCGGCTAGGCAAAAAAGGTGTACGGTGGTTCGTGATGGGAGACGACGACACAGTGTTTGTGGTGGACAATGTGGTAAACGTCCTTTCAAAGTACGACCACACTCAGTTCTACTACGTTGGTAGCTCCTCGGAGGCTCACGTTCAgaacatcttcttctcatattCAATGGCATTTGGAGGCGGTGGGTTCGCCATCAGCTATGCTCTAGCCCTCGAGCTCTTGCGGATGCAGGACCGTTGCATCCAACGGTATCCTGGTCTCTACGGCAGTGATGATCGCATCCAAGCTTGTATGACTGAACTTGGTGTACCCCTCACCAAAGAACCTGGCTTTCACCAG TACGATGTTTATGGGGACTTATTGGGGTTATTAGGTGCACACCCAGTGGCTCCCTTGGTGTCGCTGCACCACATCGATGTGGTGCAGCCGATATTCCCAAAGATGAAGCGGTCACGTGCACTACGACACTTGATGTCTTCAGCAGTTCTTGACCCAGCCAGCATATTCCAGCAGTCCATCTGCTACGACCAGAACCGGTTCTGGTCCATCTCGGTCTCATGGGGTTTCGTAGTCCAGATAATCCGAGGCATCATATCCCCTCGCGAACTTGAGATGCCTTCAAGAACATTCCTCAACTGGTTCCGCAAAGCCGACTACATTGGTTACGCGTTTAACACGAGACCAGTGTCGAGGCATCCGTGCCAAAGACCATTTGTGTTTTACTTAAACTCGGCTAAGTATGATGAAGGACGTCGCCAAGTGATTGGATACTACAACTTGGACAAGACAAGGCGGATTCCCGGGTGCCGATGGAGGCTCGATTCGCCTGGAAAGATCGATTCAGTCGTCGTTCTCAAGCGACCTGATCCCCTCCGATGGCACAAG TCACCGAGGAGGGATTGTTGCAGAGTATTGCCGAGTAGGAGAAACCAAACGATGTATATTTGGGTCGGAAATTGCGCAGATGGAGAGATCAGTGAGCTTGAACATCCTCAGCAGCATTAA
- a CDS encoding Protein kinase superfamily protein (Protein kinase superfamily protein; FUNCTIONS IN: protein serine/threonine kinase activity, protein kinase activity, kinase activity, ATP binding; INVOLVED IN: response to salt stress; EXPRESSED IN: 23 plant structures; EXPRESSED DURING: 13 growth stages; CONTAINS InterPro DOMAIN/s: Protein kinase, ATP binding site (InterPro:IPR017441), Serine/threonine-protein kinase domain (InterPro:IPR002290), Serine/threonine-protein kinase-like domain (InterPro:IPR017442), Serine/threonine-protein kinase, active site (InterPro:IPR008271), Protein kinase-like domain (InterPro:IPR011009), Protein kinase, catalytic domain (InterPro:IPR000719), Tyrosine-protein kinase, catalytic domain (InterPro:IPR020635); BEST Arabidopsis thaliana protein match is: Protein kinase superfamily protein (TAIR:AT2G28590.1).), whose protein sequence is MGCFGCSKKSSKRSETNKDTVINRKIVGGTTSVAKSDKRDDQTQPSSDSTKVSPYRDVNNEGGVGKEDQLSLDVKGLNLNDQVTGKKAQTFTFQELAEATGNFRSDCFLGEGGFGKVFKGTIEKLDQVVAIKQLDRNGVQGIREFVVEVLTLSLADHPNLVKLIGFCAEGDQRLLVYEYMPQGSLEDHLHVLPSGKKPLDWNTRMKIAAGAARGLEYLHDRMTPPVIYRDLKCSNILLGEDYQPKLSDFGLAKVGPSGDKTHVSTRVMGTYGYCAPDYAMTGQLTFKSDIYSFGVVLLELITGRKAIDNTKTRKDQNLVGWARPLFKDRRNFPKMVDPLLQGQYPVRGLYQALAISAMCVQEQPTMRPVVSDVVLALNFLASSKYDPNSPSSSSGKNPSFHRDRDDEEKRPHLVKETECEGRTGNTRRGIFPVSEYWIHAIPVIVFLCFFTLWIFSHSVSVMNDGEIMSIHRLEKSMAVRNESHVSLAILASSAVSPASSALVAVVSTNQNLTTFHNATQSQQNATQSVNKAKQPHAV, encoded by the exons ATGGGTTGTTTCGGATGCAGTAAGAAATCGAGCAAACGATCCGAGACTAACAAAGATACTGtcataaatagaaaaattgtCGGTGGTACTACGAGCGTTGCTAAGAGTGATAAGCGAGACGATCAGACTCAGCCCAGTTCAG ATTCAACAAAAGTCAGTCCATATAGAGATGTAAACAATGAAGGAGGAGTTGGTAAGGAAGATCAGTTATCTTTGGATGTGAAGGGTTTGAATCTAAATGACCAAGTCACAGGGAAGAAAGCACAGACTTTTACTTTTCAAGAACTTGCAGAAGCTACGGGAAACTTTAGATCGGATTGTTTTCTTGGTGAAGGAGGTTTCGGAAAAGTTTTCAAGGGAACTATAGAGAAATTGGATCAG GTTGTTGCAATCAAGCAACTTGATCGTAATGGGGTTCAAGGAATCAGGGAATTTGTGGTTGAGGTATTGACTCTAAGTCTTGCTGACCATCCGAATCTTGTGAAGCTTATTGGGTTTTGTGCTGAGGGTGATCAGAGACTACTGGTGTACGAGTATATGCCGCAAGGATCCCTTGAAGATCATCTACATG TTCTCCCTTCTGGTAAAAAGCCTCTTGACTGGAACACCCGGATGAAAATAGCAGCTGGTGCAGCAAGAGGTTTAGAGTATCTGCATGACAGAATGACGCCCCCTGTGATTTACCGAGATCTTAAATGTTCGAATATTTTGCTTGGTGAAGACTATCAACCGAAACTATCTGACTTTGGGTTGGCTAAAGTAGGACCAAGCGGGGATAAAACCCATGTCTCGACAAGGGTTATGGGAACGTACGGATACTGTGCTCCTGACTACGCTATGACGGGTCAGCTCACATTTAAATCCGATATATACAGTTTTGGAGTAGTCCTTCTCGAGCTTATCACCGGAAGGAAAGCGATTGACAATACAAAAACGCGTAAAGATCAGAATTTGGTTGGATGG GCACGACCATTGTTCAAAGACAGGAGGAACTTCCCAAAAATGGTTGATCCATTGCTTCAGGGACAATACCCAGTTAGAGGACTGTACCAAGCACTAGCAATATCAGCAATGTGCGTTCAAGAGCAGCCTACCATGAGACCAGTGGTATCTGATGTAGTATTGGCTCTCAACTTCTTAGCCTCTTCTAAATATGATCCGAATAGCCCTAGCAGCAGCAGCGGGAAGAACCCTTCTTTTCACAGAGAcagagatgatgaagagaaaagacCACACCTCGTCAAGGAAACTGAATGTGAAGG AAGGACAGGAAACACCCGGAGAGGGATATTTCCGGTATCGGAGTATTGGATCCATGCAATTCCGGTGATcgtttttctctgtttcttcaccCTCTGGATTTTCTCCCACTCAG TGAGCGTCATGAACGATGGAGAGATAATGTCGATACATCGTCTTGAGAAATCCATGGCCGTGAGAAACGAGTCTCATGTCAGTTTAGCGATTCTTGCTTCCTCTGCTGTTTCACCAGCCTCCTCAGCTCTCGTCGCCGTCGTCTCTACCAATCAGAATCTCACAACTTTTCACAACGCAACTCAATCGCAGCAAAATGCAACCCAGTCGGTGAACAAAGCAAAACAGCCACACGCAGTCTAA
- a CDS encoding Serine/Threonine-kinase RLCKVII protein (BEST Arabidopsis thaliana protein match is: Protein kinase superfamily protein (TAIR:AT1G07870.2); Has 7 Blast hits to 7 proteins in 4 species: Archae - 0; Bacteria - 0; Metazoa - 0; Fungi - 0; Plants - 7; Viruses - 0; Other Eukaryotes - 0 (source: NCBI BLink).), translated as MAERSFSQLPISSSHIGRRTGNTRRGIFPVSEYWIHAIPVIVFLCFFTLWIFSHSVSVMNDGEIMSIHRLEKSMAVRNESHVSLAILASSAVSPASSALVAVVSTNQNLTTFHNATQSQQNATQSVNKAKQPHAV; from the exons ATGGCGGAAAGATCATTCTCTCAGCTCccgatctcttcttctcacatTGGCAGAAGGACAGGAAACACCCGGAGAGGGATATTTCCGGTATCGGAGTATTGGATCCATGCAATTCCGGTGATcgtttttctctgtttcttcaccCTCTGGATTTTCTCCCACTCAG TGAGCGTCATGAACGATGGAGAGATAATGTCGATACATCGTCTTGAGAAATCCATGGCCGTGAGAAACGAGTCTCATGTCAGTTTAGCGATTCTTGCTTCCTCTGCTGTTTCACCAGCCTCCTCAGCTCTCGTCGCCGTCGTCTCTACCAATCAGAATCTCACAACTTTTCACAACGCAACTCAATCGCAGCAAAATGCAACCCAGTCGGTGAACAAAGCAAAACAGCCACACGCAGTCTAA
- a CDS encoding Protein kinase superfamily protein (Protein kinase superfamily protein; FUNCTIONS IN: protein serine/threonine kinase activity, protein kinase activity, kinase activity, ATP binding; INVOLVED IN: response to salt stress, N-terminal protein myristoylation; LOCATED IN: plasma membrane; EXPRESSED IN: 24 plant structures; EXPRESSED DURING: 13 growth stages; CONTAINS InterPro DOMAIN/s: Protein kinase, ATP binding site (InterPro:IPR017441), Protein kinase, catalytic domain (InterPro:IPR000719), Serine/threonine-protein kinase-like domain (InterPro:IPR017442), Protein kinase-like domain (InterPro:IPR011009), Serine/threonine-protein kinase, active site (InterPro:IPR008271); BEST Arabidopsis thaliana protein match is: Protein kinase superfamily protein (TAIR:AT2G28590.1); Has 114203 Blast hits to 112857 proteins in 4234 species: Archae - 113; Bacteria - 13468; Metazoa - 41680; Fungi - 9329; Plants - 32811; Viruses - 406; Other Eukaryotes - 16396 (source: NCBI BLink).), with protein sequence MGCFGCSKKSSKRSETNKDTVINRKIVGGTTSVAKSDKRDDQTQPSSDSTKVSPYRDVNNEGGVGKEDQLSLDVKGLNLNDQVTGKKAQTFTFQELAEATGNFRSDCFLGEGGFGKVFKGTIEKLDQVVAIKQLDRNGVQGIREFVVEVLTLSLADHPNLVKLIGFCAEGDQRLLVYEYMPQGSLEDHLHVLPSGKKPLDWNTRMKIAAGAARGLEYLHDRMTPPVIYRDLKCSNILLGEDYQPKLSDFGLAKVGPSGDKTHVSTRVMGTYGYCAPDYAMTGQLTFKSDIYSFGVVLLELITGRKAIDNTKTRKDQNLVGWARPLFKDRRNFPKMVDPLLQGQYPVRGLYQALAISAMCVQEQPTMRPVVSDVVLALNFLASSKYDPNSPSSSSGKNPSFHRDRDDEEKRPHLVKETECEGSS encoded by the exons ATGGGTTGTTTCGGATGCAGTAAGAAATCGAGCAAACGATCCGAGACTAACAAAGATACTGtcataaatagaaaaattgtCGGTGGTACTACGAGCGTTGCTAAGAGTGATAAGCGAGACGATCAGACTCAGCCCAGTTCAG ATTCAACAAAAGTCAGTCCATATAGAGATGTAAACAATGAAGGAGGAGTTGGTAAGGAAGATCAGTTATCTTTGGATGTGAAGGGTTTGAATCTAAATGACCAAGTCACAGGGAAGAAAGCACAGACTTTTACTTTTCAAGAACTTGCAGAAGCTACGGGAAACTTTAGATCGGATTGTTTTCTTGGTGAAGGAGGTTTCGGAAAAGTTTTCAAGGGAACTATAGAGAAATTGGATCAG GTTGTTGCAATCAAGCAACTTGATCGTAATGGGGTTCAAGGAATCAGGGAATTTGTGGTTGAGGTATTGACTCTAAGTCTTGCTGACCATCCGAATCTTGTGAAGCTTATTGGGTTTTGTGCTGAGGGTGATCAGAGACTACTGGTGTACGAGTATATGCCGCAAGGATCCCTTGAAGATCATCTACATG TTCTCCCTTCTGGTAAAAAGCCTCTTGACTGGAACACCCGGATGAAAATAGCAGCTGGTGCAGCAAGAGGTTTAGAGTATCTGCATGACAGAATGACGCCCCCTGTGATTTACCGAGATCTTAAATGTTCGAATATTTTGCTTGGTGAAGACTATCAACCGAAACTATCTGACTTTGGGTTGGCTAAAGTAGGACCAAGCGGGGATAAAACCCATGTCTCGACAAGGGTTATGGGAACGTACGGATACTGTGCTCCTGACTACGCTATGACGGGTCAGCTCACATTTAAATCCGATATATACAGTTTTGGAGTAGTCCTTCTCGAGCTTATCACCGGAAGGAAAGCGATTGACAATACAAAAACGCGTAAAGATCAGAATTTGGTTGGATGG GCACGACCATTGTTCAAAGACAGGAGGAACTTCCCAAAAATGGTTGATCCATTGCTTCAGGGACAATACCCAGTTAGAGGACTGTACCAAGCACTAGCAATATCAGCAATGTGCGTTCAAGAGCAGCCTACCATGAGACCAGTGGTATCTGATGTAGTATTGGCTCTCAACTTCTTAGCCTCTTCTAAATATGATCCGAATAGCCCTAGCAGCAGCAGCGGGAAGAACCCTTCTTTTCACAGAGAcagagatgatgaagagaaaagacCACACCTCGTCAAGGAAACTGAATGTGAAGGGTCCTCATAG